In the Papio anubis isolate 15944 chromosome 3, Panubis1.0, whole genome shotgun sequence genome, AGTGGTTGCCTGCGGCGCTGTTGCCGAAGGAAATGACGTCGTTGATAGGCGCCTCCCGCGGCCTACCCAGCTGCTTCCTGGTTCGCCAGCAGCAGCTTAATCCCGCCTCTGAAATGCGTTCGCTGGCTGGGAGCGTAGAAGGGAGAGTGGGCGAGGCTCCGCCCCTGTGGTTGTGAGCTCTTCGTCGGCGTGTGTTTTGGGGTTGCCATCGGCCCGTAGTATGTTAAAAGTGAGTTTGCAAAGAATGAGAGGGAAATCTGTACTCTAAAGGGCCGGAAAGCGTGTTATGACCCTGCCACTTCGTGGCCAGAGACCGTGGGCGTTACCTCTTTAAAGGTGCCTTACCTCATTTTTCCTGCGAAGGGCTGACGTGACTGAACCCTCTGAAATGTAGAAAGCCCGAGGGGAAATTGCTGCAGGTGCTGTGAGCTGAGGACAGTTTTAAAAAGATCGAAATGTTACTTGATTTCACTgaactactttaaattttgggAATTTTTCTAGCGATATAAAGAGGATGGCGACACATTACTTGTCACTTTCTGAATCTCCTCTGCCCCTTGCATTCCCAATCCTCTGCTCAAAAGGCTTGACAACTGAAGTGAACAAAGGGCTTTTCGCTGCTCCACGTTTAGCCAGCATGTCTTTAAAAAGGGCATTCCtgaccaggcgcggtgactcacgcctgtaatccccgcactttgggagggtaaggcgtgttgtagatcacctgaggtcaggagttcgggaccagcctgaccaacatggtgaaaccccgtctctactaaaaatacaaaattagccgggcgtggtggcgcatgccagtaatcctagctaaggaatctgaggcaggaaaactgtttgaacccggaaggcagaggttgcaatgagccgagattttgccactgcactccagcctgggcgacctagcgagactgggtctcaaaaaaaaaaaaagaaaaaaaaaaaaagacattcttttGCTATTGCTGTCAAGTCATTAATTCTAATCTGCATTATTCCCACATTCGTTGAGATTTTTCTGAAAGGGAGACCGTCATAAATTACGAcgaatatttattttatcccaATCCATAAATTAATGccgttttaaaaaacttttttatttcttttggtgcTCATTGATTTAGGATGTATCCTCCTTACCTTAAGCTGTGCTAAGATATGTAAATACAATGTAAGATAGTTTGTAAGCCCACCTGATAACCTATATCTGCAAATGAAccctacagatttttaaaattttatgcaaaagtaaaatttctcacacacacacacatataggaggcgaagtcttgctctgttgccgtagctggagtgcagtgatgcgatcttggctcactgaaacctctgcctcccaggttcaagggattcttctgcctcagcctcccgagtagctgggattacaggcgtccaccaccacgcttggctaatttttgtatttttagtagagacgagatttcgccatgttggtttcgaactcctgacctcaggtgatccgcccacctcgacctcccaaagtgttgggattacacgcatgagccactgcgcccgacctcacacaaatatttttatagttactGTAAAATACATTCTTGAACATTTGTTGAacttggttgaatgaatgaaaatgtacGGTGAGCATCACTGCATGTGAGGAAGGAATGAACAACTGCCacagaattttataaattattgccCAAACTAAAACGATTAGAAAGCAAGTATACCTAATAAAATGCTATGTTTTGCTTAACATTCAATCTGAACACGCTGGTACATAGTGCAGTGTAGATATACATTATACTTATTGTATAGTGTAGACAGTGCGAGTTGGTAGATATCTTTGTAAAGTATACTATAAGGAATAATTTATAAGATATCAAGCTGGCATCATTTTTGTTGCATTCCATTTGTCTCAGTGCACCTGGCTTGTTTAAAGCCTAAAAACTTCTTAGTACAGTGTGTTTTCTTAATtaggaatagtttttaaaaagatgatggtgatgatgatggtgatgatgaagatgaagatgttGACCAGCTCATCACCTTTCCTTGTATTTGGGAGACTGAAACATTGCTATACTATGACAggtcaaattaaatttaactgcAGACTTCTTGGATAGGAAAAGCAAATGCTCCCCCTGGTGTACATAAACTGTAAAacattaattgctttttaaaaagtcttcacgtaggccgggcctggtggtttttgtctgtaatcccagcacttcaggaggccgaggcgggcggatcacgaggtcaggagttcgagaccagcctgaccaacgtggttaaacccccttctctactaaaaatacaaaaattagccaggcatgttgtcgcgcgcctggaatcccagctactcagaaggctgaggcagtggaatcgcctgaacccgggaggcggaagttgcagtgagccgagatcaggccactgcactccagggtcaggagttcgagaccagcctgaccaacgtggtgaaaccccttctgtactagaaatacaaaaattagtcacgcATGGTGGCGCGCCCTTGgaatcccagctagtcagaaggctgaggcggtggaatcacctgaacccgggaggcggaagttgcagtgagccgagatagggccactgcactccagcctgggccacagagcgagactctgtctcaaaaaaaaaaaaaaaaaaaaaaaaaaaaaaaaaaaaaaaaaaaaaatcttcacataGAAGTAATCAACATGTGCAGTTTTTGAATCAAATAGAGAATTAACTGAAAATAATGCCACTGATAAACAGAAATGTGCTCTCTTGGAATATTATTATTTCGTGAAGAGAGcagtttgttttctgtgaattttaattGTGCTTTTAAGTTTCCTCCACCCGGTATTGTTTTGGATACCTgcattgctgaattttatttaatgtattgtgtattgaaagaaaggaaaataaaagtgatcCAGGgaatcaaaatatatatttaaaaaatttttttccatgtagTCTTTTTAGGCTTATTCAGTTTCCCTACCTCCAGTTTCTTAAATTGAGTGCTTACCTTACTttctagcttaaaaaaaaaaaaaaaaaaaaaaaaaaaaaaaaaaaaaaagagtgctttcAAGGCTATATGTTTATCTCTAATTACCTTGTTTTCCTTTATCTCTCTCATTCTGTTATCCAAGTCTTTACTGCtcctccatattgtttttctgttcGATTTTTGTCTGCATCCTGAGTCAGATTGTCAGGATGTCTTCTAAGTCATCAGTTACTTCTTGGGACTCCAGGTAATCTGGAGTTTGTCTCTTCTATTGAAGtttttatgtcttcatttccTAGTTTTCAAATTGTTCTTTTTCTCAgattcttgttttactttttagtaaagCCTGCTTTTATATtacaattttctgttttgttcttataGTTATTATTCCCTTATGACCTCTCTGAAATGTTTCagccaaatttattttaaagtcattttcagatTGCCCTATTTTCAATTTGTATCAAGTGAATTTATTTCCTGGTTAttgatttcagttttaaaaatcagttctgTCTTTTCATAGTCTCCCTCATTCTACAGCATTAAAGAAGACTATAGAAAaaatgcttttcatctctttttaaaattttttgttttattaaaaacattttcattacataactttagaaaatgtagaaaaccaTGGGTAAGAAttaaacttgtgtgtgtgtataccttttttaaaaagttggtcgTAAcgtatatattgttttatttggttttatttaacGTATAACCGTTTCCCCTAAGTAATTTTGGATATATACGTTTTactggctgcttagtattccttGCCCATGTTATAGATTAACCATAATTGTTTAGTTTCTTTTCACTGACATTCAGGAAGTTTCTaacttttcactgttttttaaCACTGCATTCATTGCATGTACTCTTGTGCACATTTTTGTGTGCATGTCTGatttatttacagaaatttaaggaaataaattacTGGGTCAAAGGGTGTCTAAATAGAGATTTTAAAGCTCTTAAAACATGTATGTCTTGCCTTCTGGAAAAATTGTACCATGACCACTAATAGTATATGAAACACCCCATTTCTTTAGACCTTTGCTAGCATTGCTGATGaatgatatttaatttatattaaatggtATTTAAATGATAGTTACcaataaatgacatttatttgtctaaagttttatttctatttattgtatGGTTTAACTTTAATCATAATGATtgagttttttaacttttttgtgctTGTAAATTATCTGTTCATGTCAAAAGTTGTTTTTCAGAGGCACCAAATAATGTCATCTGAAATGTTGCCAGCATTTATTGAAACGTCTAATGTTGACAAAAAGCAAGGCATAAATGAACATCAAGAGGAAAGCCAGAAGCCAAGATTAGGTGAAGGGTGTGAACCAATATCTAAACGACAAatgaaaaaactaataaaacagaaacaatggGAAGAGCAACGGGAACTCCGCAAGTATGTGTTTCAAATGTATATGCTCTCTTCCTATTTAGAAATATGGAATGTTAGACCTTGCATAGCCCTTTGGCATATTTTTGTTACTTAAGATTCATTTACTAGTTTTagacaaaagcagaaagaaaaacgcaagagaaaaaaattgaagctaaaaatgtatattgttaGCTAACACTGTCAACTGGCTGTTAAGactattttttaacattattattggGGTATCTTTTAGCACTGTTGATGATCTTGCACTCAACACTTTTTCTCATGCAGAACCTTATTATGAGTAGCAGCACAATTTTTGAAACAACTGACTTAGATAAGGGATATAATTAGTGTCCATGTGCTAGTTATGGAATAAAAACAGCCAACTCAGAAAGATCAAGTTTTGGCCTAACATTGATTTTGCCACAAGAACCATTGCAGGTTTTGGTGAAAGCAATTAGTCTAAATTTGTTACTATGATAAATGCCAAAGTTTGTGGAGAGAAAATAAACTATAGTTGGTATAAATTAGAGCAaaagtatgtaatttttttaatgaacaattttattttgcttttttctataCCTTATAAATGTGGCTTAAAAATCATCTAGGTGAATTATGAAAGTAAAATTCAATACAACTCCAACTCAGTATTTAGAGGGTTTTCTTAGGGATAATATGATACCAATAACAAATGAAGCTCTTCAGGCAGTATAGTTAGGATTTAGACAGAAAGCTTTAGATCATTTTTGGAAGCTTATTTCCTTCCTATCTGAAGCTTTTAGATGTACTGTATAAAACTGCTAATACTTGACCATTTTTGAATGGTCACAGAAGTGACAATTTCATATGGCTTAACTTGATGGTTTTTAGAAGTAATTGTTTATATAGAAGAGTTGTGAATAACTGAATACACAATAACAGAATGTTATTTCAATTACTAATTTTAGACAAAAGCGGAAAGAAAAACGCAAGAGGAAAAAATTGGAGCGACAATGTCAAATGGAATCAAACTCAGATGGAAATGACAGAAAACGTGTTCGAAGAGATGTTGTTCATAGCACCCTTCGccttattattgactgtagtttTGATGACTTGATGGTATTAAAGGTATCATGAATCATTGTCAGAAAAATCTTGTATATGAATTAGatcaaatcatttttgttttaatatgtaatatcCCTTTTATATAAATTTGTGTATTGAAATGAATcttaagtttttcaaaatttatttcccCTAAGTTAAATTAGCTAGCAAATTGCAttgatataataaatatgtatatttatatgtgtgtgtgtcagtatGTGTGCAGACAGGAAAgagagacaaacacacacacttaacAATCTAGATGACAGAACTAAATTAACCACTTATTAATCATAAAGATCTGCGGGGTTTTACCAGTGTTGTTGGTAAAACATGAAAATAGTAATATGACTCTGAAagtcttttattgttgttgtctcTTAAGAGAGTAACTGTTTTCATGAactagcattttaaataaatacaaaatatgtaataatGGGTCACTTACAGAGCATTAACTTACAGTAATTTTGTTAATGTAAGGAAATCAAATAACATTTATCAGAATGCATTtgtatttaagaagaaaaattgtatgtatatagTCATCCCTTCTGCCTATTCCATTCCTTTAAGATTGTGGAATGGCCATAGACAATTTTAAtaactttgctttaaaaattgaCTCTGTAATAGGACATTAAGAAACTTCATAAGCAGATTCAACGATGTTACGCAGAAAACCGACGGGCACTGCATCCTGTGCAGGTATGTGTGAAGATTTTAAAGCAGActctagttttcttttatatcttttgtgGCAAAAGACATAGATAATTCCTATAGTCTTTGCAGGAGTCTTACAGATAATCTTTTTTAATGcctatttgaaaaatgttttcttttttgacaaaaataaagcaaaatattttaaacatcttttaataTGTTATCTTAGACACACTGTTTCCAGTAATCATCAGTCTTACACAAATTGGCCTTTTCATTGCCTGTAGTTGAATATCTTCTTTATGGGacgtacatatatttttataccaGTTTCTCAGTTTACAATTACTTCCAGTGTGGGAGAGAGATTGGATGGAGAGGCAGAAGCTGTGGCTGCCACCGCTTGATACATGCTGTGGTATCTGTTGTATAGGTTTTGTCTACTTAaaggtttttagttttcttttgagTCACTGAGAGTTTTGTCAAGTCTTTTTTAAGCTGAGATGAGGGAGTGATTTGGGAGACTATTTGGCTACTGTTAAGAATAACATCTTTCTGTTGGAATTCTAGGTGACCTAAAAATTAATACTGGCTCACTGATGTTAAGAACCAGGAACTGTTAATATATTTTGgttagatattttgtttttaccaagtaatagtaattttaaatttttgtattttgtactttttgttttatagtttcatatcACACTTCTGTGATAGTccttttatccccatttttatCTGTAGTAGACCCCTTCTCACCTATGATTCAAACTTAAATAGGTATCGGGGTttagaatcaaagaaaaattatgaagactttgtattgtttaaaaaaaaaagaggactggGAACTTGACATGGAAGCAGGGAATTTGCAGACAAGTGATGATTAAGGTATAGCCATGTTATAACTACTtggaatgaaaatgtaaatggGATACTGCAGCTACTGGGTTATGAAGCATGCACACGAAACATACTATTTCTGCCCCAGTTTATTGTATGTTCAAAGCAtgtcacaaatttttttttctagataaatgagaataaatatattttgtgtttcattgatcatcagatgagtagatgagagaaataaaacattagacTTAAATGGTCATATGTTCTCTCTATACCTACAAATCTCTTATCAGTTTTACTTGACAAGCCATGGAGGCCAGCTGAAAAAGAACATGGATGAACATGACAAAGGATGGGTCAACTGGAAGGTAATTAAAACAGATAAACTCTCACATAATTCcaagtatttttatgtttctaaagGTCTACATTTTGTACCTAAACTCTATATAATGCTACTTAATGCAACAATCTCCAGATGCAATCTCTGAACCTAAGTCTAAGATTACAAATCAGAGATGCTGAAGAAGGGAGTGAGATATCTGGTAGCTTGTATTTGTTCTCATTAAATCTTACCTATTTTATGGtcaacttttaaaacatatttttaaaaagaaataattttaagggCCTTTATATAATTTCTCCCTGGCATACTagctatacattatatattaccTATAAAAATGAAGTCTCTCTAAATTTTGGAAGTGTGCCTGCATTCTGTTTCTTCTTACCCTGTGCTGGCCACTAACTGCATGTGGCTATTGAACTTGAAATATGACAGTCTGAATtgtgaattgagatgtgctatgAATGTGAAATACATACAGGATTTCAAAGACTCAGTACcacagaagagagaggaagaatgtGAATATCTCCtagataatttttgaaatatttattatatgttcaaatgataaaattttgGGTATACtgtgttaataaaataaattgttaaaattaatttcacctattttcatttttaaaaatgcggatactagaatatttaaaattgcgTATGTGGCCTCACAATTTTTTCTATTGGACCAAATTGTTCTCAGTCATTGGTAAAGGTGACTAAATAGATTGGCTTTGGTACCAGTCCCTGAGGAACTTGATCCTATTTAGAGAAGTACTGGGTTATCCctataccttttttctttctcagagtcAGTTCTCTCAGTGACACATTTTCCCTTTCACACTCACTAATTCCATAACGaaggcatttattttattaatagcctATGATATGAAACATTTTCAAAGGCTTTTAAGTACAATATATTTATCAAATCCTACATTTGTACCTGGTTTTCCAAGAAGTAGTGTAATAAATTAAAAGAGGcatgtttttagttattttgcaACTTATTAAATTTATCATTTATACCATCAGCTTTCCAGAGAGACTTGAGATTAATTGGTCTGTAATTAATCAGGTTCTTCTTGGGgcctttattaaatttataatataacattttccagaaaagtggctatttattaattatacattttaggagAGAGTTCTTTTGCTTCATTCTtggtttcattaaaaattatggaTAAATGTCATCTGAGCCTGGTAATACATCTTTTATGCAATCAATGTGGCTTACAAAATTATGACTGCCAGCTGTTGTACAATTTTGTACCTGTGACCTGACAATTTTGGTGAAGAAGTTTTCAAATGTGTGTCTCTTTGTAGAAACAGATACATGgattttgagacgtagtctcttgtactgtcacccaggctggagtgcaatggcacgatctcggctcactgcaacctctgcctcccggattcaaacaattccccatcctcagcctcctgagtagctgggattacaggcacctgtcaccatgcccagctaatttttatatttttagtagagacggagtttcaccatgttgaccaggctggtctcgaactcctgaccttgtgatccacctacctctgccttccaaagtgctgggattacaggcatgagccaccgctcctggccagctATTTCCCTTTCATGATTCATATAGATGGAGAGGAAGTAATTGGAGAAGGCATTCTTTGGTCGTAGAACAATGTAAGCAAATATGTGGCAgtaaaaatgcatttgttttgttGGAACCGGAAATAAAGCTGGCAAAGTAGATTAGTGCTATATTCAGGAAAGAGTTTCTAAATtaaggagtttagattttatcccacagaaaaagataaaacgtTAAAAGTAGTGTTTTTAGAGCCTGCTATCAGTGTGTGGAAGTAGGTTGGAGGGGTTTAAGGCCAACAACGAGGAAACAAAATTAAGAGGCTATTTAAATGATCAAAATGTGAGATTATAAGAAATTGATGtagtaaattcaaaataatgcatTGTAATTATATTCTTTCAAactttgtttcatatgtttttgaCTGGATTTGTTTTGGGAAAATAGAATAATCATTTTTAGCCAACTTTCATAAGGTCCTATTAATTAGTAATctctttccccattgtcttaaaGGATATCCATATCAAACCAGAGCACTATAGTGAACTCATAAAAAAAGAAGACCTGATTTATCTTACATCAGATTCACCTAATATACTGAAGGAATTAGATGAATCAAAGGCCTATGTGATTGGAGGATTAGTAGATCACAACCATCACAAGGtactattaaatttttatttttgcttttgcttgtaCTTAAAATTGATACATCACCATTTCCTGAAAGTAACAATaatactaacaatagctgatgtttattgagtgcctactatacgTCAGTCACTTTTTGAGCTAAACAAAGTATTTCACATATATTAGCTTGCTTAATCTTCACTACAACCCAGTGAGATTagtgctattattatctccattccACAGGTAAGGAATTCAcagcacagagaaattaagtctAAAATCAGCAGTAGTAGATGACAGAGCAGCTATTTGAAACCAGGCCGATTGCTCTGGAGTCCATCCACATGCTTAAATGCTGTGCTTTATTGATAGAAGAATCTGCTGCTAATCAGTTGCTAAGCCGTTAGAACTTAActagtttttaaatatgttattttcatgggatgttttttctattctctttcatttgtacttttctctcttcccatccATACCTTTATTTGgatgaaaaattacagaaaagcactttctaaaagaaaatgtcattttgtaCTTCGCCAGTTACATTGCAGCATGCAAAATTCTTCATATCTGCTTGTCCAGTATGTTAGCTCtgtggctgttgagcacttgaaatgtgtgCAGTATgactgaagaactgaatttttaaaattgtaattaatttaaatttaagtagtcACACATGGCTACCAATTGGACAGTTGCAGCTCTATTGCATCATAGGGAATTTTATCAGAATGATCtttagcctttttatttttttctttgtggaaaaattctattttgttatttatatagaACCACATTCTTTCTCATGTTTATGTTTCTCTGaactaaaacaattttgttttcaaaagcacCTGCTTCAATCTATTATTATTTGCGCCCCCCAAGTATACAAACCATCAGTTGAGAAAttgagcttttctttcttctgtactCTGTTTTTTGACCATTTCAGTTCTGGTTAGACATAAGCttcaaagattttaattttgagaagAGATGAAAttcatattctgtatttttttaattgacagggaaaaataaaacttatagtcagttatttaaaatttctcaattCAAGTTTTCATTTAACTTGTCTTTGCCATTTGTGCAAAGTAGTGTtattggaaattttattttatttttttacatttatgggAATAATGATGGTGATTCTATAGGAATTCAGTTTAAGTATAGTCGTATGTTGCTTAACAatgggaatatgttctgagaattACATCATTAAGCGATATCAATattatagagtgtacttacagaCGGTACTTACTAGacggtatagcctactacacatagGCTGTAtggcatagcctattgctcctagactacaaatcTATACAgaatgttactgtactgaatagtgTAGACAACTGTAACATAATGGTCTTTGTgtttctaaacatatttaaacatagatgatataaaagattttaaaaatacaggttaTACGTGGTATACATGTGTAGAGCACTTACCATGAGCGCTGCTTACACAACTACACGTTGCTctaggtgagtcagtgagtggcaAATAAATGTGAAGACCTGgatattactgtacactactgtagactttataaatactgtacACTTAccctacactaaatttatttaaaaatttttcttcaataatgaattaaccttagcttactgtaacatttttactttataaacttaattttttaaacttttggactctttt is a window encoding:
- the TRMT10A gene encoding tRNA methyltransferase 10 homolog A, producing the protein MSSEMLPAFIETSNVDKKQGINEHQEESQKPRLGEGCEPISKRQMKKLIKQKQWEEQRELRKQKRKEKRKRKKLERQCQMESNSDGNDRKRVRRDVVHSTLRLIIDCSFDDLMVLKDIKKLHKQIQRCYAENRRALHPVQFYLTSHGGQLKKNMDEHDKGWVNWKDIHIKPEHYSELIKKEDLIYLTSDSPNILKELDESKAYVIGGLVDHNHHKGLTYKQASDYGINHAQLPLGNFVKMNSRKVLAVNHVFEIILEYLETRDWQEAFFTILPQRKGAVPTDKTCESASHDSQSVRMEKCGSDSDSSEEEDSRNELDSPREEKQDKENHTESTGNSLPH